A genomic window from Rhodococcus sp. KBS0724 includes:
- the epsC gene encoding serine O-acetyltransferase EpsC, whose amino-acid sequence MSILGVIREDLQAARGQDPAARSNVENALVYSGLHAIWSHRIAHKMWAVPALRGPARVLSQLTRFATGIEIHPGATIGRRFFIDHGMGVVIGETAEIGNDVMLYHGVTLGGRSLEQVKRHPTLGDRVTVGAGAKILGPVVIGEGSAIGANAVVTRDVPADSIATGIPAVARPRTAKEKLVDPNSYIDPAMYI is encoded by the coding sequence GTGAGTATCCTCGGCGTCATTCGCGAGGACCTGCAGGCTGCGCGCGGTCAGGATCCTGCCGCGCGCAGCAATGTGGAGAATGCCCTCGTTTACTCAGGGCTGCATGCCATCTGGTCGCACCGGATCGCGCACAAGATGTGGGCTGTGCCCGCTCTGCGCGGCCCGGCGCGGGTGTTGTCGCAGCTGACACGTTTTGCCACCGGCATCGAGATCCATCCCGGCGCGACCATCGGTCGACGGTTTTTCATCGACCACGGCATGGGCGTCGTGATCGGGGAGACTGCTGAGATCGGCAACGATGTCATGCTCTATCACGGTGTCACGCTCGGCGGCCGGTCACTCGAGCAGGTCAAGCGTCATCCGACGCTCGGCGATCGGGTCACCGTTGGTGCGGGTGCCAAGATCTTGGGGCCTGTTGTCATCGGTGAGGGTAGCGCTATCGGTGCCAATGCTGTTGTGACGCGTGATGTTCCGGCCGATTCCATTGCAACGGGTATTCCCGCAGTGGCTCGGCCGCGGACCGCCAAGGAGAAGTTGGTGGATCCGAACAGTTACATCGATCCTGCGATGTACATCTGA
- the cysK gene encoding cysteine synthase A yields MTGIYNDVTELVGRTPLVRLNRLTDGLGAQVVAKLEFYNPANSVKDRIGVAIIDAAEKSGALKPGGTIVEGTSGNTGIALAMVGAARGYKVILTMPETMSTERRVMLRAYGAEIVLTPGADGMAGAVAKAKEIVEQTENAVSANQFGNPANPAIHEATTGEEVWADTDGAIDIFVAGIGTGGTLTGVGRTLKSRKPGVKIVGVEPADSPILTGGQPGPHKIQGIGANFVPDVLDREIYDEIVDVKFDDAVTTARALGTDEGILGGVSSGANVWAALELAKRPENAGKLIVVVVPDFGERYISTPLFEHIRD; encoded by the coding sequence ATGACCGGAATTTACAACGACGTCACCGAGTTGGTCGGGCGCACCCCGCTGGTGCGACTCAACCGCTTGACCGACGGACTCGGAGCGCAGGTTGTAGCGAAGCTCGAGTTCTACAACCCAGCCAACAGCGTCAAGGACCGGATCGGTGTGGCGATCATCGACGCCGCCGAGAAGTCCGGCGCTCTCAAGCCCGGCGGAACCATCGTCGAGGGCACCAGTGGCAACACCGGTATCGCACTCGCCATGGTCGGTGCTGCTCGCGGCTACAAGGTCATCCTGACCATGCCGGAGACGATGTCCACCGAGCGTCGCGTCATGCTGCGCGCCTACGGTGCCGAAATCGTGCTGACCCCGGGTGCCGACGGAATGGCAGGCGCAGTCGCCAAGGCCAAGGAAATTGTCGAGCAGACCGAAAACGCCGTATCGGCCAACCAGTTCGGTAACCCGGCGAACCCCGCCATCCACGAGGCCACCACCGGCGAAGAGGTGTGGGCGGACACGGACGGTGCCATCGACATCTTCGTCGCCGGTATCGGTACCGGTGGAACTCTCACCGGCGTCGGCCGGACCCTCAAGTCGCGCAAGCCCGGCGTCAAGATCGTCGGCGTCGAGCCTGCTGATTCCCCGATCCTGACCGGTGGCCAGCCTGGCCCCCACAAGATCCAGGGCATCGGCGCGAACTTCGTGCCCGACGTCCTCGATCGTGAGATCTACGACGAGATCGTCGACGTCAAGTTCGACGACGCAGTCACCACCGCGCGCGCATTGGGCACCGACGAGGGCATCCTCGGTGGCGTCTCCTCCGGAGCCAACGTCTGGGCCGCACTCGAACTGGCGAAGCGTCCCGAGAACGCCGGCAAGTTGATTGTTGTTGTCGTGCCCGACTTCGGTGAGCGTTACATCTCCACCCCGCTGTTCGAACACATCCGGGACTGA
- a CDS encoding phosphoenolpyruvate carboxykinase (GTP) yields MTSATIPGLNGTDGTPPTQHKELLAWVQEVAELTQPARVVFADGSDEEWDRLTNKLVEAGTFTRLNDEKKPNSFLGNSDPSDVARVESRTYICSKEEIDAGPTNNWMDPSEMRTLMGGLYSGSMRGRTMYVVPFCMGPLDAEDPKLGVELTDSEYVVVSMRVMTRMGSKVLEKLGTDGFFVKALHSLGAPLADGEADVAWPCNDTKYITHFPEDREIWSFGSGYGGNALLGKKCYSLRIASAMAHDEGWLAEHMLILKLISPEDKAYYIAAAFPSACGKTNLAMIQPTIPGWRAETLGDDIAWMRFGDDGQLYAVNPEFGFFGVAPGTNWSSNPNAMRTIDQGNTVFTNVALTDDGDVWWEGLEGDPQHLIDWKGNEWTPESGTQAAHPNSRYCTPMSQCPIMAPEWDDPKGVPISAILFGGRRKTTVPLVTEARDWQHGVFMGATVGSEQTAAAEGQVGTVRRDPMAMLPFLGYNVGDYFQHWIDLGKSADESKLPKVFYVNWFRRGDDGRFLWPGFGENSRVLKWIVERIEHKAAGIDTPIGVVPTGSALDIDGLDVSDADITEALAVNIDEWKAEIPLIEEWFDFVGEKLPTGIRDEFEALKQRLG; encoded by the coding sequence ATGACCTCAGCGACCATTCCCGGTCTCAACGGAACTGACGGCACGCCCCCCACGCAACACAAGGAATTGCTTGCATGGGTGCAAGAGGTTGCCGAACTCACCCAGCCCGCTCGTGTCGTCTTTGCAGACGGCTCGGACGAAGAGTGGGACCGGCTTACCAACAAGCTGGTCGAGGCAGGCACTTTCACGCGCCTCAACGACGAGAAGAAGCCGAATTCGTTCCTCGGTAATTCCGATCCTTCCGATGTGGCTCGCGTCGAATCGCGCACCTACATCTGCTCGAAGGAAGAAATCGACGCAGGCCCCACCAACAACTGGATGGACCCGTCGGAGATGCGCACCCTCATGGGTGGCCTGTACAGCGGTTCCATGCGTGGACGCACCATGTACGTCGTGCCGTTCTGCATGGGTCCTCTCGATGCCGAGGATCCGAAGCTGGGAGTCGAGCTCACGGACTCCGAGTACGTGGTTGTCTCCATGCGCGTCATGACCCGCATGGGCAGCAAGGTTCTCGAGAAGCTCGGCACCGACGGATTCTTCGTCAAGGCGCTGCACTCCTTGGGCGCTCCGCTCGCCGATGGCGAAGCCGATGTTGCGTGGCCGTGCAACGACACCAAGTACATCACTCACTTCCCCGAGGATCGTGAGATCTGGAGCTTCGGTTCCGGCTACGGCGGAAACGCTCTCCTGGGCAAGAAGTGCTACTCGCTGCGTATCGCTTCGGCAATGGCGCACGACGAGGGCTGGCTGGCCGAGCACATGCTCATCCTCAAGCTGATCTCCCCCGAGGACAAGGCGTACTACATCGCGGCGGCATTCCCGTCCGCGTGTGGCAAGACCAACCTCGCGATGATTCAGCCGACCATTCCCGGCTGGCGCGCCGAGACCCTCGGTGACGACATCGCGTGGATGCGTTTCGGTGACGACGGACAGCTGTACGCCGTCAACCCCGAATTCGGTTTCTTCGGCGTGGCACCGGGCACCAACTGGTCCTCGAACCCCAACGCGATGCGCACCATCGACCAGGGCAACACGGTCTTCACCAACGTTGCACTGACCGACGACGGCGACGTCTGGTGGGAGGGTCTCGAAGGCGATCCGCAGCACCTGATCGACTGGAAGGGCAACGAGTGGACGCCTGAGTCCGGCACGCAGGCCGCTCACCCCAACTCGCGTTACTGCACCCCGATGTCGCAGTGCCCGATCATGGCTCCCGAGTGGGACGACCCGAAGGGCGTGCCGATCTCGGCAATCCTGTTCGGTGGACGTCGTAAGACGACGGTTCCGCTGGTCACCGAGGCTCGCGACTGGCAGCACGGCGTCTTCATGGGTGCCACGGTCGGCTCCGAGCAGACCGCAGCAGCCGAAGGCCAGGTCGGTACGGTTCGCCGCGATCCGATGGCAATGCTTCCGTTCCTCGGCTACAACGTGGGTGACTACTTCCAGCACTGGATCGACCTCGGCAAGTCTGCCGACGAGTCCAAGCTGCCCAAGGTCTTCTACGTGAACTGGTTCCGCCGCGGCGACGACGGACGCTTCCTGTGGCCAGGCTTCGGTGAGAACTCTCGCGTCCTGAAGTGGATCGTCGAGCGTATCGAGCACAAGGCTGCCGGAATCGACACCCCGATCGGCGTCGTTCCCACGGGATCGGCTCTCGACATCGACGGCCTGGACGTGTCGGATGCCGACATCACCGAGGCCCTCGCTGTGAACATCGACGAGTGGAAGGCCGAGATCCCGCTGATCGAGGAGTGGTTCGACTTCGTCGGCGAGAAGCTGCCTACCGGCATCCGCGACGAGTTCGAAGCTCTGAAGCAGCGCCTGGGCTGA
- a CDS encoding DUF6802 family protein yields the protein MDGLLITAGVVDTGQCDVVADHLSAEGIDPATFGPGTGTLDVGDLTTTLDAFDLDGDGIVDSRVVSTDSSGSDAAAIVVVSDFDRDGAADRVTIVESDGDFAGWECHRDEQGVLVWDRIDSGTL from the coding sequence ATGGACGGACTTCTGATCACAGCCGGCGTCGTCGACACGGGGCAGTGCGACGTGGTGGCCGATCATTTGTCGGCAGAAGGCATCGACCCCGCGACTTTCGGGCCGGGAACGGGGACTTTGGACGTCGGGGATCTCACGACAACTCTCGACGCGTTCGATCTGGACGGTGACGGGATCGTCGACAGTCGTGTCGTGTCGACGGACAGTTCCGGCAGTGATGCCGCTGCCATTGTTGTCGTCTCGGATTTCGATCGTGACGGCGCTGCCGACCGCGTCACGATCGTGGAGTCGGACGGAGACTTCGCGGGGTGGGAATGTCATCGAGACGAACAAGGCGTATTGGTGTGGGATCGCATCGATTCTGGCACCCTGTGA
- the trmB gene encoding tRNA (guanosine(46)-N7)-methyltransferase TrmB, producing the protein MRDNGRVNEADQHALPTPNAGETEDSKGSRLHPRVTSFRSRRGALTDAQQKSWDRQWPLIGADVSDTPLDATAWFGRDAPLIIEIGSGTGTATAAMAKAEPHVNLIAIEVYRPGLAQLLQQVEREEIPNVRVLRGDAMDVLENMIAPESLTGVRVFFPDPWPKARHHKRRLLQAPTFSLIANRLKPGGVLHVATDHAEYAEWIEETGNAEPLLSALDWESPMTHERPVTKFEDKAHKVGSAITELIWGKIRA; encoded by the coding sequence ATGCGTGACAATGGACGCGTGAACGAAGCCGATCAGCACGCACTGCCAACCCCGAACGCGGGCGAGACGGAAGACTCAAAGGGTTCCCGTCTCCATCCGCGCGTGACAAGTTTCCGTTCGCGCCGGGGTGCGCTGACCGACGCACAGCAGAAGTCCTGGGACCGTCAGTGGCCGCTTATCGGTGCCGATGTGTCCGACACTCCCCTCGACGCGACCGCCTGGTTCGGACGTGATGCTCCGCTGATCATCGAGATCGGATCGGGCACCGGAACCGCCACCGCTGCGATGGCCAAAGCCGAACCGCACGTCAATCTCATCGCCATCGAGGTCTACCGCCCCGGGCTCGCGCAACTCCTCCAGCAGGTCGAACGCGAAGAGATCCCGAACGTCCGCGTCCTGCGCGGCGACGCGATGGATGTACTGGAAAACATGATTGCCCCCGAGTCGCTGACGGGTGTGCGGGTGTTCTTCCCGGATCCGTGGCCCAAGGCTCGCCATCACAAGCGTCGCCTGTTGCAGGCCCCGACATTCTCGTTGATCGCCAATCGCCTCAAGCCCGGCGGAGTCCTCCACGTTGCCACCGACCACGCCGAATACGCGGAGTGGATCGAAGAAACCGGAAACGCCGAACCGCTCTTGAGCGCACTCGACTGGGAATCCCCGATGACTCACGAGCGCCCTGTCACGAAGTTCGAAGACAAGGCCCATAAGGTCGGAAGTGCAATTACCGAGCTTATATGGGGGAAGATCAGAGCATGA
- a CDS encoding NYN domain-containing protein gives MSVSEQLSDDLESSGSPLDLGRDSRHPKRVLLVWDAPNLDMGLGAILGGRPTAAYRPRFDALGRWLLSRTAELSARESGNLEPEATVFTNIATGSADVVRPWVEALRNVGFAVFAKPKVDEDSDVDSDMLEHIALRYGEGLAGIMVASADGQAFREPLEDIAATGIPVQVLGFREHASWAVSSDVLDFVDLEDIPGVFREPLPRVSLDTLPDEGAWLQPFRPLSALLIGRKSVAE, from the coding sequence ATGAGCGTCAGCGAACAGCTATCCGACGACCTCGAGTCGTCAGGATCTCCACTCGACCTCGGTCGTGACTCCCGCCACCCCAAGCGGGTTCTCCTGGTGTGGGATGCCCCCAACCTGGACATGGGTCTCGGCGCCATCCTCGGTGGCCGACCTACCGCCGCCTACCGGCCACGATTCGACGCCCTCGGACGGTGGTTGCTGTCACGGACCGCTGAGCTGTCCGCTCGTGAGTCCGGCAATCTCGAACCCGAAGCGACCGTCTTCACGAATATTGCCACCGGCAGCGCCGACGTTGTGCGCCCGTGGGTCGAAGCGTTGCGTAACGTGGGTTTTGCGGTGTTCGCCAAGCCGAAGGTCGATGAGGACAGCGATGTCGATTCAGACATGCTCGAGCACATCGCTCTGCGGTACGGCGAGGGACTGGCCGGAATCATGGTCGCGTCCGCCGACGGTCAAGCATTCCGCGAGCCGTTGGAAGACATCGCAGCGACCGGCATTCCGGTTCAGGTACTCGGATTCCGCGAGCACGCCAGCTGGGCTGTGTCGTCCGACGTCCTGGACTTCGTCGATCTCGAGGACATTCCCGGTGTCTTCCGCGAGCCTCTGCCGCGGGTAAGCCTGGATACGTTGCCCGACGAGGGCGCCTGGTTGCAGCCGTTCCGACCGCTTTCCGCCCTGCTTATCGGGCGAAAAAGTGTTGCCGAGTAG
- a CDS encoding MMPL family transporter — MFASWGSIVYRARFTVIAVMVAGLLGLAAYGLSLQDHLSQSGWDDPGSQSVEAAKLADGTFGRSTAGDVLALYTAPEGKTVDDPEFQAKVIDSLQRLVAEHPDQIMKINGSYFKVGDGLSVAALADPTKQHAVASVAIAGDNDTAVSNNFRDVESEFYIDGVNVQLAGLQPVANSLNDTMANDIKRMEMLAIPAVGILLFFVFGGVVAAALPLIVGGLTVIGANGIIRLITNFTEVNAFVAPVVSLVGLGLAIDYGLFIVSRFREEIAEGHDTPTAVRRTVMTAGRTVMFSATMVAVSLGGLLLFPQGFLKSVAYGAIAAVMLAAISSVTILPAILGILGKRIDALTFKRLRQTKTNEEIENGFWGNLTRWVMRHPLKVAVPIVAALLLMIIPLSGIKFGGINETYLPPDSPTRVAQAEFDELFPGNRTEPVRLVIQGADNTALGQIAKTANSAPGLVEKFTPEVATKDGVNVLKAGLTERNEARPTIDYLRSADWPEGTTVLVGGTPAIEQDSVDALLDRLPLMVVTVILLTTLLMFLTFGSLVLPIKAALMSALGLGSTLGILTWIFIDGHGSEMLNFTPGPIMSPVLVLIIAIVYGLSTDYEVFLLSRMVEARAQGASTTESIRIGTAHTGRIITAAALILIVVTGAFGLSELVMMKYISYGMIAALVIDATLIRMFLVPATMKLLGDDCWWAPAWMKRIQQKIGLGEPILDNELALVDVPQLTPVGAIAGPAQAKITEPAQAKAATPSRVLPPTTPVGGKREPDPLTEPIPLSEMSVKAPTPKTYAPGETPRRRSTDRPASAPQDLIEAPVPNPTYKAAKTEPAATPPPTARRTSPATPAPAERPIESWLSDLRTPGETPPASRPLPVVRTSAPTNGAGTNGAATNGAATNGAATNGAGTNGASTNGAGANGAGANGAATNGAASESTPNGPSSGNAASGRHRPDDGNAVSVSELIARQKRS, encoded by the coding sequence GTGTTCGCCAGCTGGGGAAGCATCGTCTATCGTGCCCGCTTCACCGTCATCGCTGTCATGGTGGCGGGACTCCTCGGGCTTGCCGCATACGGCCTGAGCCTGCAGGACCATCTCAGCCAGAGCGGCTGGGACGATCCGGGGTCACAATCGGTCGAGGCTGCAAAGCTCGCCGACGGCACGTTCGGACGTAGCACCGCCGGCGACGTTCTGGCGCTGTACACAGCGCCAGAAGGAAAAACCGTCGACGACCCGGAATTCCAGGCGAAGGTCATCGACAGCCTGCAACGACTGGTCGCGGAGCATCCGGATCAGATCATGAAGATCAACGGTTCGTACTTCAAGGTCGGCGACGGACTTTCCGTCGCCGCCTTGGCGGACCCGACGAAGCAACATGCCGTTGCCAGCGTGGCCATCGCCGGCGACAACGACACCGCGGTGTCCAACAACTTCCGCGATGTCGAGAGCGAGTTCTACATCGACGGTGTCAACGTGCAGTTGGCCGGTCTGCAGCCGGTCGCCAACTCACTCAACGACACCATGGCCAATGACATCAAGCGCATGGAGATGCTCGCGATTCCCGCGGTCGGCATCCTGCTGTTCTTCGTGTTCGGCGGCGTCGTTGCTGCTGCGCTCCCCTTGATCGTGGGCGGCCTGACCGTCATCGGGGCCAACGGGATCATCCGTCTGATCACCAACTTCACCGAGGTCAACGCATTTGTTGCGCCGGTGGTGTCCTTGGTCGGACTGGGTCTGGCCATCGACTACGGCCTGTTCATCGTCAGTCGTTTCCGTGAAGAAATTGCCGAAGGACACGACACTCCGACGGCGGTCCGCCGAACCGTGATGACCGCCGGCCGAACCGTCATGTTCTCGGCGACGATGGTCGCCGTCAGCCTCGGTGGCCTTCTGCTGTTCCCCCAGGGCTTCCTGAAATCCGTCGCGTACGGCGCAATCGCGGCCGTCATGCTCGCAGCAATTTCGTCCGTCACGATCCTGCCTGCCATCCTCGGCATTCTCGGTAAGCGGATCGACGCGCTCACCTTCAAGAGGCTTCGCCAGACCAAGACCAACGAGGAAATCGAGAACGGTTTCTGGGGCAACCTCACCCGCTGGGTGATGCGGCATCCGCTCAAGGTTGCCGTTCCGATCGTGGCCGCGTTGCTCCTGATGATCATTCCTCTTAGCGGCATCAAGTTCGGTGGCATCAACGAGACGTACCTGCCGCCGGACAGCCCCACTCGCGTCGCTCAGGCCGAGTTCGACGAACTCTTCCCGGGTAACCGCACCGAACCTGTGCGTCTGGTCATCCAGGGCGCAGACAACACCGCTCTCGGCCAGATCGCGAAGACCGCCAACAGCGCGCCAGGCCTGGTCGAGAAGTTCACTCCCGAAGTCGCCACCAAGGACGGCGTCAACGTCCTCAAGGCGGGCCTGACCGAGCGCAACGAGGCTCGCCCCACCATCGACTACCTGCGGTCAGCTGATTGGCCGGAAGGTACGACGGTCCTTGTCGGCGGCACCCCTGCCATCGAGCAGGACAGCGTCGACGCTCTACTCGACCGTCTACCGCTGATGGTCGTCACGGTCATCCTGCTGACGACACTGCTCATGTTCCTGACCTTCGGATCGTTGGTCCTGCCGATCAAGGCAGCATTGATGAGCGCCCTCGGCCTGGGTTCGACGCTGGGTATCTTGACCTGGATCTTCATCGACGGCCACGGCAGTGAAATGCTCAACTTCACACCCGGTCCGATCATGTCGCCGGTTCTGGTGCTCATCATCGCCATCGTCTACGGGCTTTCCACCGACTACGAAGTCTTCCTGCTCTCACGAATGGTGGAAGCGCGTGCCCAGGGCGCGAGCACCACCGAATCCATCCGCATCGGAACAGCGCACACCGGGCGCATCATCACCGCGGCGGCATTGATCCTCATCGTGGTGACCGGCGCGTTCGGCCTGTCCGAGTTGGTGATGATGAAGTACATCTCGTACGGCATGATCGCGGCCCTGGTCATCGACGCCACCCTCATCCGCATGTTCCTCGTGCCCGCCACGATGAAACTGCTCGGCGACGATTGCTGGTGGGCCCCAGCCTGGATGAAACGAATCCAGCAGAAGATCGGACTGGGCGAGCCGATCCTCGACAACGAACTTGCGCTCGTCGATGTCCCCCAGCTCACGCCCGTCGGCGCGATCGCCGGACCGGCGCAAGCCAAAATCACCGAACCGGCGCAGGCAAAAGCTGCGACGCCGTCGCGGGTACTCCCGCCCACCACACCGGTCGGCGGCAAGCGCGAACCCGATCCCCTCACCGAACCCATTCCCCTCAGCGAGATGTCGGTCAAGGCGCCAACGCCCAAGACATACGCACCCGGTGAGACACCCCGTCGACGCAGTACCGACCGGCCGGCCAGTGCGCCGCAGGACCTGATCGAAGCACCGGTCCCCAACCCCACGTACAAGGCTGCAAAGACGGAACCGGCGGCAACCCCGCCTCCGACCGCTCGCCGCACCTCCCCCGCTACACCGGCCCCCGCCGAACGACCGATCGAAAGCTGGTTGTCGGACCTGCGCACGCCTGGTGAGACGCCACCTGCGTCGAGGCCGCTGCCTGTCGTCCGCACTTCCGCACCGACAAACGGTGCCGGAACCAACGGTGCGGCCACAAACGGTGCGGCAACAAACGGCGCAGCCACCAACGGAGCCGGAACCAACGGAGCTT